The Primulina tabacum isolate GXHZ01 chromosome 16, ASM2559414v2, whole genome shotgun sequence genome window below encodes:
- the LOC142528778 gene encoding uncharacterized protein LOC142528778 isoform X1 yields MGLSAFIVHKRSSLAKCSIQKLKDSIRIGNHPLSASLNEQSGLLGGNQSEDKVPVEGSNNNDMTTKPKGSNTNTQIGAANYRLSSSTLANCSNPFYKNIPDQNSLLSKRKSSSIIESMQLTDTSMVILQHSEGELCTLGKKSHVVGTEDKGSFRDDNNEHTSLKRHADPDEVLLCQEQVYNFVSDDTSKEDVGGLHLLANALSIILQNSEGDISGSGEKINVRAMGINSPSRVCNNNQTSIKSVIGLDEISPCERHAHHCDTDIPNEALDEEQEQDHDAKDTEGDKEGASELKTSEKCMEPQQNIQRSVCETEDGNVFCDNDVYFDDMTDIARQKNAFLHSQFTHSQDSLEKVDWRELNRCIKCNESGKLLICSSNSCFSAIHESCLGSDAIFDKMEEFHCPFCAYSLALSKYLEVKGKVSLARKDLASFLSRGSRKQSKGKFCMSRQMVQNHLEQDEDSQKSELQTRGGKVNKHHSRKNIECKEVGPSVFSFGDNPHRKGVAPTNELTKDFSKDKQGEGMRQESQSPGVHGQNQVTAMADHISQGENTKCRSKKEVLCPPDSDTESTSSPINEYTDEDDLSGEESGDSDISKYIISIRKHKRQSSNPGTPQLRRKRVPWTIEEELTLKNGMQRFCGDEDKSIPWKKILDYGENVFHENRTTVDLKDKWRNIKKLLEKLYPSNEDARVT; encoded by the exons ATGGGACTTTCAGCCTTTATTGTGCATAAAAGATCTAGCTTGGCTAAATGTTCTATACAAAAG CTGAAGGATTCAATTCGTATAGGTAATCATCCTCTCTCTGCATCTCTAAACGAACAAAGTGGTTTGTTAGGTGGAAACCAATCTGAAGATAAAGTCCCAGTGGAAGGAAGTAACAACAATGATATGACAACTAAACCCAAGGGAAGTAATACAAACACTCAAATTGGTGCAGCAAATTATCGGTTGAGTTCTTCCACTCTTGCAAATTGCAGCAACCCCTTCTACAAAAATATACCCGATCAAAACTCGTTACTTTCTAAGAGGAAAAGTAGTTCCATTATCGAGAGTATGCAGTTGACAGATACATCTATGGTAATTTTGCAACACAGCGAAGGAGAACTATGCACATTAGGAAAGAAATCTCATGTTGTGGGCACAGAGGACAAAGGTTCCTTCAGGGATGATAATAATGAGCATACTTCATTGAAGAGGCATGCTGATCCTGATGAAGTTTTGCTTTGTCAAGAGCAGGTTTATAATTTTGTGTCAGATGACACATCTAAAGAGGACGTTGGAGGCTTACATCTGTTGGCAAATGCATTGTCAATAATCTTGCAAAACAGTGAAGGAGATATCAGCGGCTCAGGAGAAAAAATTAATGTAAGAGCCATGGGGATTAATTCACCTTCTAGAGTCTGTAATAACAATCAAACTTCAATAAAAAGTGTTATTGGTTTGGATGAAATTTCACCGTGTGAAAGGCACGCTCATCATTGTGACACTGACATTCCAAATGAAGCACTTGATGAGGAACAGGAGCAAGATCATGATGCTAAGGATACGGAAGGAGACAAAGAAGGTGCCTCTGAGCTAAAAACATCTGAGAAATGCATGGAACCTCAGCAAAATATTCAGAGAAGTGTTTGTGAAACCGAAGATGGAAACGTTTTCTGCGATAATGATGTATATTTTGATGATATGACCGATATTGCCAGACAAAAGAATGCTTTTTTGCACTCACAATTCACACACAGTCAGGATTCTTTGGAAAAAGTTGATTGGAGAGAGTTAAATCGTTGCATCAAATGTAATGAGAGTGGGAAATTATTGATCTGTAGTTCTAACTCCTGCTTTTCAGCGATTCACGAGAGCTGTTTGGGTTctgatgcaatctttgataaaatggaAGAATTTCACTGCCCATTTTGTGCATACTCGCTGGCACTCTCAAAGTACTTGGAAGTTAAGGGAAAGGTCTCTTTGGCACGAAAGGACTTGGCTTCCTTTTTGTCTAGGGGAAGCAGAAAACAATCAAAGGGAAAGTTTTGTATGTCGCGTCAGATGGTTCAAAATCATTTAGAGCAGGATGAGGATTCACAGAAAAGTGAACTACAGACCAGGGGGGGTAAAGTCAATAAGCATCATAGCAGGAAAAATATTGAATGCAAAGAGGTAGGTCCTTCAGTGTTCAGTTTTGGTGACAATCCCCATCGAAAAGGTGTAGCACCAACCAACGAGCTGACTAAAGATTTTAGTAAAGACAAACAAGGAGAAGGAATGAGGCAAGAATCCCAATCACCTGGAGTTCATGGACAAAATCAAGTGACTGCAATGGCAGATCATATATCCCAGGGTGAAAATACCAAGTGCAGATCAAAGAAGGAAGTTCTGTGTCCTCCTGACTCAGATACTGAAAGCACATCCTCTCCAATTAATGAGTATACCGATGAAGATGATTTATCTGGAGAAGAAAGTGGGGATTCTGACATTTCCAAGTACATCATAAGCATCCGAAAGCACAAAAGACAAAG TTCAAATCCTGGAACACCTCAATTGAGGCGGAAAAGAGTCCCATGGACGATCGAAGAGGAACTGACATTGAAG AATGGGATGCAGAGATTTTGTGGGGATGAAGATAAAAGTATTCCATGGAAGAAAATTTTGGACTATGGGGAAAATGTTTTCCATGAAAACCGTACTACAGTAGACCTTAAAGATAAATGGAGGAACATCAAGAAGCTCCTGGAAAAGCTCTATCCATCTAATGAGGATGCACGGGTGACGTAA
- the LOC142528778 gene encoding uncharacterized protein LOC142528778 isoform X5, producing the protein MTTKPKGSNTNTQIGAANYRLSSSTLANCSNPFYKNIPDQNSLLSKRKSSSIIESMQLTDTSMVILQHSEGELCTLGKKSHVVGTEDKGSFRDDNNEHTSLKRHADPDEVLLCQEQVYNFVSDDTSKEDVGGLHLLANALSIILQNSEGDISGSGEKINVRAMGINSPSRVCNNNQTSIKSVIGLDEISPCERHAHHCDTDIPNEALDEEQEQDHDAKDTEGDKEGASELKTSEKCMEPQQNIQRSVCETEDGNVFCDNDVYFDDMTDIARQKNAFLHSQFTHSQDSLEKVDWRELNRCIKCNESGKLLICSSNSCFSAIHESCLGSDAIFDKMEEFHCPFCAYSLALSKYLEVKGKVSLARKDLASFLSRGSRKQSKGKFCMSRQMVQNHLEQDEDSQKSELQTRGGKVNKHHSRKNIECKEVGPSVFSFGDNPHRKGVAPTNELTKDFSKDKQGEGMRQESQSPGVHGQNQVTAMADHISQGENTKCRSKKEVLCPPDSDTESTSSPINEYTDEDDLSGEESGDSDISKYIISIRKHKRQSSNPGTPQLRRKRVPWTIEEELTLKNGMQRFCGDEDKSIPWKKILDYGENVFHENRTTVDLKDKWRNIKKLLEKLYPSNEDARVT; encoded by the exons ATGACAACTAAACCCAAGGGAAGTAATACAAACACTCAAATTGGTGCAGCAAATTATCGGTTGAGTTCTTCCACTCTTGCAAATTGCAGCAACCCCTTCTACAAAAATATACCCGATCAAAACTCGTTACTTTCTAAGAGGAAAAGTAGTTCCATTATCGAGAGTATGCAGTTGACAGATACATCTATGGTAATTTTGCAACACAGCGAAGGAGAACTATGCACATTAGGAAAGAAATCTCATGTTGTGGGCACAGAGGACAAAGGTTCCTTCAGGGATGATAATAATGAGCATACTTCATTGAAGAGGCATGCTGATCCTGATGAAGTTTTGCTTTGTCAAGAGCAGGTTTATAATTTTGTGTCAGATGACACATCTAAAGAGGACGTTGGAGGCTTACATCTGTTGGCAAATGCATTGTCAATAATCTTGCAAAACAGTGAAGGAGATATCAGCGGCTCAGGAGAAAAAATTAATGTAAGAGCCATGGGGATTAATTCACCTTCTAGAGTCTGTAATAACAATCAAACTTCAATAAAAAGTGTTATTGGTTTGGATGAAATTTCACCGTGTGAAAGGCACGCTCATCATTGTGACACTGACATTCCAAATGAAGCACTTGATGAGGAACAGGAGCAAGATCATGATGCTAAGGATACGGAAGGAGACAAAGAAGGTGCCTCTGAGCTAAAAACATCTGAGAAATGCATGGAACCTCAGCAAAATATTCAGAGAAGTGTTTGTGAAACCGAAGATGGAAACGTTTTCTGCGATAATGATGTATATTTTGATGATATGACCGATATTGCCAGACAAAAGAATGCTTTTTTGCACTCACAATTCACACACAGTCAGGATTCTTTGGAAAAAGTTGATTGGAGAGAGTTAAATCGTTGCATCAAATGTAATGAGAGTGGGAAATTATTGATCTGTAGTTCTAACTCCTGCTTTTCAGCGATTCACGAGAGCTGTTTGGGTTctgatgcaatctttgataaaatggaAGAATTTCACTGCCCATTTTGTGCATACTCGCTGGCACTCTCAAAGTACTTGGAAGTTAAGGGAAAGGTCTCTTTGGCACGAAAGGACTTGGCTTCCTTTTTGTCTAGGGGAAGCAGAAAACAATCAAAGGGAAAGTTTTGTATGTCGCGTCAGATGGTTCAAAATCATTTAGAGCAGGATGAGGATTCACAGAAAAGTGAACTACAGACCAGGGGGGGTAAAGTCAATAAGCATCATAGCAGGAAAAATATTGAATGCAAAGAGGTAGGTCCTTCAGTGTTCAGTTTTGGTGACAATCCCCATCGAAAAGGTGTAGCACCAACCAACGAGCTGACTAAAGATTTTAGTAAAGACAAACAAGGAGAAGGAATGAGGCAAGAATCCCAATCACCTGGAGTTCATGGACAAAATCAAGTGACTGCAATGGCAGATCATATATCCCAGGGTGAAAATACCAAGTGCAGATCAAAGAAGGAAGTTCTGTGTCCTCCTGACTCAGATACTGAAAGCACATCCTCTCCAATTAATGAGTATACCGATGAAGATGATTTATCTGGAGAAGAAAGTGGGGATTCTGACATTTCCAAGTACATCATAAGCATCCGAAAGCACAAAAGACAAAG TTCAAATCCTGGAACACCTCAATTGAGGCGGAAAAGAGTCCCATGGACGATCGAAGAGGAACTGACATTGAAG AATGGGATGCAGAGATTTTGTGGGGATGAAGATAAAAGTATTCCATGGAAGAAAATTTTGGACTATGGGGAAAATGTTTTCCATGAAAACCGTACTACAGTAGACCTTAAAGATAAATGGAGGAACATCAAGAAGCTCCTGGAAAAGCTCTATCCATCTAATGAGGATGCACGGGTGACGTAA
- the LOC142528778 gene encoding uncharacterized protein LOC142528778 isoform X4 — translation MFYTKGNHPLSASLNEQSGLLGGNQSEDKVPVEGSNNNDMTTKPKGSNTNTQIGAANYRLSSSTLANCSNPFYKNIPDQNSLLSKRKSSSIIESMQLTDTSMVILQHSEGELCTLGKKSHVVGTEDKGSFRDDNNEHTSLKRHADPDEVLLCQEQVYNFVSDDTSKEDVGGLHLLANALSIILQNSEGDISGSGEKINVRAMGINSPSRVCNNNQTSIKSVIGLDEISPCERHAHHCDTDIPNEALDEEQEQDHDAKDTEGDKEGASELKTSEKCMEPQQNIQRSVCETEDGNVFCDNDVYFDDMTDIARQKNAFLHSQFTHSQDSLEKVDWRELNRCIKCNESGKLLICSSNSCFSAIHESCLGSDAIFDKMEEFHCPFCAYSLALSKYLEVKGKVSLARKDLASFLSRGSRKQSKGKFCMSRQMVQNHLEQDEDSQKSELQTRGGKVNKHHSRKNIECKEVGPSVFSFGDNPHRKGVAPTNELTKDFSKDKQGEGMRQESQSPGVHGQNQVTAMADHISQGENTKCRSKKEVLCPPDSDTESTSSPINEYTDEDDLSGEESGDSDISKYIISIRKHKRQSSNPGTPQLRRKRVPWTIEEELTLKNGMQRFCGDEDKSIPWKKILDYGENVFHENRTTVDLKDKWRNIKKLLEKLYPSNEDARVT, via the exons ATGTTCTATACAAAAG GTAATCATCCTCTCTCTGCATCTCTAAACGAACAAAGTGGTTTGTTAGGTGGAAACCAATCTGAAGATAAAGTCCCAGTGGAAGGAAGTAACAACAATGATATGACAACTAAACCCAAGGGAAGTAATACAAACACTCAAATTGGTGCAGCAAATTATCGGTTGAGTTCTTCCACTCTTGCAAATTGCAGCAACCCCTTCTACAAAAATATACCCGATCAAAACTCGTTACTTTCTAAGAGGAAAAGTAGTTCCATTATCGAGAGTATGCAGTTGACAGATACATCTATGGTAATTTTGCAACACAGCGAAGGAGAACTATGCACATTAGGAAAGAAATCTCATGTTGTGGGCACAGAGGACAAAGGTTCCTTCAGGGATGATAATAATGAGCATACTTCATTGAAGAGGCATGCTGATCCTGATGAAGTTTTGCTTTGTCAAGAGCAGGTTTATAATTTTGTGTCAGATGACACATCTAAAGAGGACGTTGGAGGCTTACATCTGTTGGCAAATGCATTGTCAATAATCTTGCAAAACAGTGAAGGAGATATCAGCGGCTCAGGAGAAAAAATTAATGTAAGAGCCATGGGGATTAATTCACCTTCTAGAGTCTGTAATAACAATCAAACTTCAATAAAAAGTGTTATTGGTTTGGATGAAATTTCACCGTGTGAAAGGCACGCTCATCATTGTGACACTGACATTCCAAATGAAGCACTTGATGAGGAACAGGAGCAAGATCATGATGCTAAGGATACGGAAGGAGACAAAGAAGGTGCCTCTGAGCTAAAAACATCTGAGAAATGCATGGAACCTCAGCAAAATATTCAGAGAAGTGTTTGTGAAACCGAAGATGGAAACGTTTTCTGCGATAATGATGTATATTTTGATGATATGACCGATATTGCCAGACAAAAGAATGCTTTTTTGCACTCACAATTCACACACAGTCAGGATTCTTTGGAAAAAGTTGATTGGAGAGAGTTAAATCGTTGCATCAAATGTAATGAGAGTGGGAAATTATTGATCTGTAGTTCTAACTCCTGCTTTTCAGCGATTCACGAGAGCTGTTTGGGTTctgatgcaatctttgataaaatggaAGAATTTCACTGCCCATTTTGTGCATACTCGCTGGCACTCTCAAAGTACTTGGAAGTTAAGGGAAAGGTCTCTTTGGCACGAAAGGACTTGGCTTCCTTTTTGTCTAGGGGAAGCAGAAAACAATCAAAGGGAAAGTTTTGTATGTCGCGTCAGATGGTTCAAAATCATTTAGAGCAGGATGAGGATTCACAGAAAAGTGAACTACAGACCAGGGGGGGTAAAGTCAATAAGCATCATAGCAGGAAAAATATTGAATGCAAAGAGGTAGGTCCTTCAGTGTTCAGTTTTGGTGACAATCCCCATCGAAAAGGTGTAGCACCAACCAACGAGCTGACTAAAGATTTTAGTAAAGACAAACAAGGAGAAGGAATGAGGCAAGAATCCCAATCACCTGGAGTTCATGGACAAAATCAAGTGACTGCAATGGCAGATCATATATCCCAGGGTGAAAATACCAAGTGCAGATCAAAGAAGGAAGTTCTGTGTCCTCCTGACTCAGATACTGAAAGCACATCCTCTCCAATTAATGAGTATACCGATGAAGATGATTTATCTGGAGAAGAAAGTGGGGATTCTGACATTTCCAAGTACATCATAAGCATCCGAAAGCACAAAAGACAAAG TTCAAATCCTGGAACACCTCAATTGAGGCGGAAAAGAGTCCCATGGACGATCGAAGAGGAACTGACATTGAAG AATGGGATGCAGAGATTTTGTGGGGATGAAGATAAAAGTATTCCATGGAAGAAAATTTTGGACTATGGGGAAAATGTTTTCCATGAAAACCGTACTACAGTAGACCTTAAAGATAAATGGAGGAACATCAAGAAGCTCCTGGAAAAGCTCTATCCATCTAATGAGGATGCACGGGTGACGTAA
- the LOC142528778 gene encoding uncharacterized protein LOC142528778 isoform X2 encodes MGLSAFIVHKRSSLAKCSIQKLKDSIRIGNHPLSASLNEQSGLLGGNQSEDKVPVEGSNNNDMTTKPKGSNTNTQIGAANYRLSSSTLANCSNPFYKNIPDQNSLLSKRKSSSIIESMQLTDTSMVILQHSEGELCTLGKKSHVVGTEDKGSFRDDNNEHTSLKRHADPDEVLLCQEQVYNFVSDDTSKEDVGGLHLLANALSIILQNSEGDISGSGEKINVRAMGINSPSRVCNNNQTSIKSVIGLDEISPCERHAHHCDTDIPNEALDEEQEQDHDAKDTEGDKEGASELKTSEKCMEPQQNIQRSVCETEDGNVFCDNDVYFDDMTDIARQKNAFLHSQFTHSQDSLEKVDWRELNRCIKCNESGKLLICSSNSCFSAIHESCLGSDAIFDKMEEFHCPFCAYSLALSKYLEVKGKVSLARKDLASFLSRGSRKQSKGKFCMSRQMVQNHLEQDEDSQKSELQTRGGKVNKHHSRKNIECKEVGPSVFSFGDNPHRKGVAPTNELTKDFSKDKQGEGMRQESQSPGVHGQNQVTAMADHISQGENTKCRSKKEVLCPPDSDTESTSSPINEYTDEDDLSGEESGDSDISKYIISIRKHKRQSSNPGTPQLRRKRVPWTIEEELTLKVFAEEKIWNIAARTSVLDRMGCRDFVGMKIKVFHGRKFWTMGKMFSMKTVLQ; translated from the exons ATGGGACTTTCAGCCTTTATTGTGCATAAAAGATCTAGCTTGGCTAAATGTTCTATACAAAAG CTGAAGGATTCAATTCGTATAGGTAATCATCCTCTCTCTGCATCTCTAAACGAACAAAGTGGTTTGTTAGGTGGAAACCAATCTGAAGATAAAGTCCCAGTGGAAGGAAGTAACAACAATGATATGACAACTAAACCCAAGGGAAGTAATACAAACACTCAAATTGGTGCAGCAAATTATCGGTTGAGTTCTTCCACTCTTGCAAATTGCAGCAACCCCTTCTACAAAAATATACCCGATCAAAACTCGTTACTTTCTAAGAGGAAAAGTAGTTCCATTATCGAGAGTATGCAGTTGACAGATACATCTATGGTAATTTTGCAACACAGCGAAGGAGAACTATGCACATTAGGAAAGAAATCTCATGTTGTGGGCACAGAGGACAAAGGTTCCTTCAGGGATGATAATAATGAGCATACTTCATTGAAGAGGCATGCTGATCCTGATGAAGTTTTGCTTTGTCAAGAGCAGGTTTATAATTTTGTGTCAGATGACACATCTAAAGAGGACGTTGGAGGCTTACATCTGTTGGCAAATGCATTGTCAATAATCTTGCAAAACAGTGAAGGAGATATCAGCGGCTCAGGAGAAAAAATTAATGTAAGAGCCATGGGGATTAATTCACCTTCTAGAGTCTGTAATAACAATCAAACTTCAATAAAAAGTGTTATTGGTTTGGATGAAATTTCACCGTGTGAAAGGCACGCTCATCATTGTGACACTGACATTCCAAATGAAGCACTTGATGAGGAACAGGAGCAAGATCATGATGCTAAGGATACGGAAGGAGACAAAGAAGGTGCCTCTGAGCTAAAAACATCTGAGAAATGCATGGAACCTCAGCAAAATATTCAGAGAAGTGTTTGTGAAACCGAAGATGGAAACGTTTTCTGCGATAATGATGTATATTTTGATGATATGACCGATATTGCCAGACAAAAGAATGCTTTTTTGCACTCACAATTCACACACAGTCAGGATTCTTTGGAAAAAGTTGATTGGAGAGAGTTAAATCGTTGCATCAAATGTAATGAGAGTGGGAAATTATTGATCTGTAGTTCTAACTCCTGCTTTTCAGCGATTCACGAGAGCTGTTTGGGTTctgatgcaatctttgataaaatggaAGAATTTCACTGCCCATTTTGTGCATACTCGCTGGCACTCTCAAAGTACTTGGAAGTTAAGGGAAAGGTCTCTTTGGCACGAAAGGACTTGGCTTCCTTTTTGTCTAGGGGAAGCAGAAAACAATCAAAGGGAAAGTTTTGTATGTCGCGTCAGATGGTTCAAAATCATTTAGAGCAGGATGAGGATTCACAGAAAAGTGAACTACAGACCAGGGGGGGTAAAGTCAATAAGCATCATAGCAGGAAAAATATTGAATGCAAAGAGGTAGGTCCTTCAGTGTTCAGTTTTGGTGACAATCCCCATCGAAAAGGTGTAGCACCAACCAACGAGCTGACTAAAGATTTTAGTAAAGACAAACAAGGAGAAGGAATGAGGCAAGAATCCCAATCACCTGGAGTTCATGGACAAAATCAAGTGACTGCAATGGCAGATCATATATCCCAGGGTGAAAATACCAAGTGCAGATCAAAGAAGGAAGTTCTGTGTCCTCCTGACTCAGATACTGAAAGCACATCCTCTCCAATTAATGAGTATACCGATGAAGATGATTTATCTGGAGAAGAAAGTGGGGATTCTGACATTTCCAAGTACATCATAAGCATCCGAAAGCACAAAAGACAAAG TTCAAATCCTGGAACACCTCAATTGAGGCGGAAAAGAGTCCCATGGACGATCGAAGAGGAACTGACATTGAAG GTTTTTGCGGAAGAAAAAATCTGGAACATTGCTGCTAGAACTTCAGTTTTAGATAg AATGGGATGCAGAGATTTTGTGGGGATGAAGATAAAAGTATTCCATGGAAGAAAATTTTGGACTATGGGGAAAATGTTTTCCATGAAAACCGTACTACAGTAG
- the LOC142528778 gene encoding uncharacterized protein LOC142528778 isoform X3, whose product MGLSAFIVHKRSSLAKCSIQKLKDSIRIGNHPLSASLNEQSGLLGGNQSEDKVPVEGSNNNDMTTKPKGSNTNTQIGAANYRLSSSTLANCSNPFYKNIPDQNSLLSKRKSSSIIESMQLTDTSMVILQHSEGELCTLGKKSHVVGTEDKGSFRDDNNEHTSLKRHADPDEVLLCQEQVYNFVSDDTSKEDVGGLHLLANALSIILQNSEGDISGSGEKINVRAMGINSPSRVCNNNQTSIKSVIGLDEISPCERHAHHCDTDIPNEALDEEQEQDHDAKDTEGDKEGASELKTSEKCMEPQQNIQRSVCETEDGNVFCDNDVYFDDMTDIARQKNAFLHSQFTHSQDSLEKVDWRELNRCIKCNESGKLLICSSNSCFSAIHESCLGSDAIFDKMEEFHCPFCAYSLALSKYLEVKGKVSLARKDLASFLSRGSRKQSKGKFCMSRQMVQNHLEQDEDSQKSELQTRGGKVNKHHSRKNIECKEVGPSVFSFGDNPHRKGVAPTNELTKDFSKDKQGEGMRQESQSPGVHGQNQVTAMADHISQGENTKCRSKKEVLCPPDSDTESTSSPINEYTDEDDLSGEESGDSDISKYIISIRKHKRQSSNPGTPQLRRKRVPWTIEEELTLKVFAEEKIWNIAARTSVLDRLKFVFFVLVLTSKSFVLVLF is encoded by the exons ATGGGACTTTCAGCCTTTATTGTGCATAAAAGATCTAGCTTGGCTAAATGTTCTATACAAAAG CTGAAGGATTCAATTCGTATAGGTAATCATCCTCTCTCTGCATCTCTAAACGAACAAAGTGGTTTGTTAGGTGGAAACCAATCTGAAGATAAAGTCCCAGTGGAAGGAAGTAACAACAATGATATGACAACTAAACCCAAGGGAAGTAATACAAACACTCAAATTGGTGCAGCAAATTATCGGTTGAGTTCTTCCACTCTTGCAAATTGCAGCAACCCCTTCTACAAAAATATACCCGATCAAAACTCGTTACTTTCTAAGAGGAAAAGTAGTTCCATTATCGAGAGTATGCAGTTGACAGATACATCTATGGTAATTTTGCAACACAGCGAAGGAGAACTATGCACATTAGGAAAGAAATCTCATGTTGTGGGCACAGAGGACAAAGGTTCCTTCAGGGATGATAATAATGAGCATACTTCATTGAAGAGGCATGCTGATCCTGATGAAGTTTTGCTTTGTCAAGAGCAGGTTTATAATTTTGTGTCAGATGACACATCTAAAGAGGACGTTGGAGGCTTACATCTGTTGGCAAATGCATTGTCAATAATCTTGCAAAACAGTGAAGGAGATATCAGCGGCTCAGGAGAAAAAATTAATGTAAGAGCCATGGGGATTAATTCACCTTCTAGAGTCTGTAATAACAATCAAACTTCAATAAAAAGTGTTATTGGTTTGGATGAAATTTCACCGTGTGAAAGGCACGCTCATCATTGTGACACTGACATTCCAAATGAAGCACTTGATGAGGAACAGGAGCAAGATCATGATGCTAAGGATACGGAAGGAGACAAAGAAGGTGCCTCTGAGCTAAAAACATCTGAGAAATGCATGGAACCTCAGCAAAATATTCAGAGAAGTGTTTGTGAAACCGAAGATGGAAACGTTTTCTGCGATAATGATGTATATTTTGATGATATGACCGATATTGCCAGACAAAAGAATGCTTTTTTGCACTCACAATTCACACACAGTCAGGATTCTTTGGAAAAAGTTGATTGGAGAGAGTTAAATCGTTGCATCAAATGTAATGAGAGTGGGAAATTATTGATCTGTAGTTCTAACTCCTGCTTTTCAGCGATTCACGAGAGCTGTTTGGGTTctgatgcaatctttgataaaatggaAGAATTTCACTGCCCATTTTGTGCATACTCGCTGGCACTCTCAAAGTACTTGGAAGTTAAGGGAAAGGTCTCTTTGGCACGAAAGGACTTGGCTTCCTTTTTGTCTAGGGGAAGCAGAAAACAATCAAAGGGAAAGTTTTGTATGTCGCGTCAGATGGTTCAAAATCATTTAGAGCAGGATGAGGATTCACAGAAAAGTGAACTACAGACCAGGGGGGGTAAAGTCAATAAGCATCATAGCAGGAAAAATATTGAATGCAAAGAGGTAGGTCCTTCAGTGTTCAGTTTTGGTGACAATCCCCATCGAAAAGGTGTAGCACCAACCAACGAGCTGACTAAAGATTTTAGTAAAGACAAACAAGGAGAAGGAATGAGGCAAGAATCCCAATCACCTGGAGTTCATGGACAAAATCAAGTGACTGCAATGGCAGATCATATATCCCAGGGTGAAAATACCAAGTGCAGATCAAAGAAGGAAGTTCTGTGTCCTCCTGACTCAGATACTGAAAGCACATCCTCTCCAATTAATGAGTATACCGATGAAGATGATTTATCTGGAGAAGAAAGTGGGGATTCTGACATTTCCAAGTACATCATAAGCATCCGAAAGCACAAAAGACAAAG TTCAAATCCTGGAACACCTCAATTGAGGCGGAAAAGAGTCCCATGGACGATCGAAGAGGAACTGACATTGAAG GTTTTTGCGGAAGAAAAAATCTGGAACATTGCTGCTAGAACTTCAGTTTTAGATAg gttaaaatttgtttttttcgtCCTCGTTCTAACAAGTAAGtcttttgttcttgttcttTTTTGA
- the LOC142530055 gene encoding biotin carboxyl carrier protein of acetyl-CoA carboxylase 1, chloroplastic-like: MASFGVPCPKIPGLPAASMQPSAADGLSRITFFSLSDTRSMLPRLQARSKSLSDSFKVCAQLNEVAVQKSNSIPATDSLSVKEPGEKIEAPDASSLSFFMSQVSDLVKLVDSRDIVELQLKQMDYELVVRKKEALPQPSVAAPVITPPSYHAMIQPQLPPANVPAPTSASSVPSTPAPLPAPPAPAKPKSSHPPFKCPMAGNFYRSPAPSAPAFVKVGDKIQKGQVICIIEAMKLMNEIEADQSGTVVDILVEDGKPVSVDLPLFIIEP; the protein is encoded by the exons ATGGCTTCTTTCGGCGTCCCATGTCCGAAAATTCCGGGTTTGCCAGCTGCTTCAATGCAGCCGAGCGCCGCTGACGGTCTTTCCCGCATTACGTTCTTTTCTCTATCCGATACCAGATCGATGCTTCCTAGATTGCAG GCGCGTAGCAAAAGCCTGTCAGATTCCTTTAAGGTCTGTGCTCAATTGAATGAG gttgctgttcagaaatcaAATTCTATCCCAGCTACAGACTCATTGTCAGTCAAAGAACCTggagagaaaatcgaagctccagATGCATCATCACTTTCATTTTTCATGAGCCAGGTGTCAGACCTTGTCAA GCTTGTGGATTCAAGGGATATTGTGGAATTGCAGCTTAAGCAGATGGACTATGAACTCGTCGTAAGAAAAAAGGAAGCACTGCCACAACCATCAGTTGCAGCCCCTGTTATCACACCTCCTTCTTACCATGCTATGATTCAACCACAACTGCCTCCTGCAAATGTTCCTGCTCCTACTTCTGCAAGTTCTGTTCCATCCACTCCAGCTCCACTGCCGGCACCACCTGCACCAGCAAAACCAAAGTCATCACATCCTCCATTCAAATGTCCAATGGCTGGAAACTTTTATCGTTCTCCAGCTCCTAGTGCACCAGCTTTTGTGAAG GTTGGGGATAAAATCCAGAAAGGACAGGTTATTTGCATCATTGAGGCGATGAAATTAATGAATGAGATTGAG GCCGATCAATCTGGCACTGTAGTTGACATACTTGTAGAAGATGGAAAACCTGTTAGCGTGGATTTG CCGTTATTTATCATTGAGCCATGA